From a single Mycolicibacterium moriokaense genomic region:
- a CDS encoding EamA family transporter, with protein sequence MITNQARTGAFMAMGSMLCVQVGLAIAVTLIDRIGVEGAAWLRLAWAGILLLLIVRPKRAAFTRSSFAMCVVLGVVTAAITLLFMAALDRIPLGTASALEFLGPLGVAVAHGKGRQRFVWPGLAGLGVVLLTQPWAGVIDPIGVMFALGAAVCWATYILLTQRVGDQVAGINGLAVSMPVAAVVATATVGPAVFERMTRDILLIGIGLAILLPVVPFALELLALRRLTAAAFGTLMALEPAFAMIVGLIVLHQMPGATGVIGIGFVVAAGIGAARRGARTQAPVPAEVNS encoded by the coding sequence GTGATCACGAACCAGGCACGCACCGGGGCCTTCATGGCGATGGGCTCGATGCTCTGCGTTCAAGTCGGCCTTGCAATCGCGGTGACCCTGATCGACCGCATCGGTGTCGAGGGAGCGGCGTGGCTGCGGCTGGCGTGGGCCGGAATTCTGCTGCTGCTGATCGTGCGGCCCAAACGTGCCGCCTTCACGAGATCCAGCTTCGCGATGTGCGTCGTGCTCGGGGTGGTCACCGCGGCCATCACGCTGCTGTTCATGGCGGCCCTCGACCGCATTCCACTCGGCACGGCGAGCGCGTTGGAGTTCCTCGGTCCCCTCGGCGTCGCGGTGGCACATGGCAAGGGCAGGCAGCGGTTCGTCTGGCCGGGACTGGCCGGACTCGGTGTCGTGCTGCTGACCCAGCCGTGGGCGGGCGTCATCGATCCCATCGGCGTCATGTTCGCGCTGGGGGCGGCGGTGTGCTGGGCGACCTACATCCTGCTGACCCAGCGCGTCGGTGACCAGGTGGCCGGCATCAACGGTCTCGCGGTGTCAATGCCGGTCGCCGCGGTCGTGGCCACCGCCACGGTCGGTCCCGCGGTGTTCGAACGGATGACCCGCGACATCCTGCTGATCGGCATCGGCCTGGCCATCCTGTTGCCGGTGGTGCCGTTCGCTCTCGAGCTACTGGCGTTGAGGCGCTTGACCGCGGCCGCATTCGGGACGCTGATGGCGCTCGAACCGGCATTCGCGATGATCGTCGGGCTCATCGTGTTGCATCAGATGCCCGGCGCCACAGGGGTCATCGGGATCGGCTTCGTGGTGGCCGCCGGGATCGGGGCGGCGCGCAGGGGTGCGCGCACGCAGGCGCCCGTACCCGCCGAGGTCAACTCCTGA
- a CDS encoding type II toxin-antitoxin system Rv0910 family toxin translates to MATVDVSVSSDLSPEAAWQLASDLSRFDEWLTIFGGWRSPVPSEVEVGTTVSSAIKVKGFRNVIHWRVTRYDEPKAIEMVGRGKPAVCIALRLCVKEVPGAAPDAESGSVFQVTAELTGGLLNTRIGNLVAKVLESDVRRSVSNLAALR, encoded by the coding sequence ATGGCCACAGTGGATGTTTCGGTGTCGTCTGACCTCAGCCCGGAGGCGGCGTGGCAGCTCGCGTCGGATCTGAGCAGGTTCGACGAATGGCTGACAATCTTCGGCGGGTGGCGCAGTCCGGTGCCCAGCGAGGTCGAGGTCGGCACCACCGTGTCGTCCGCGATCAAGGTCAAGGGTTTTCGCAATGTCATCCACTGGCGGGTCACCCGCTACGACGAGCCCAAGGCGATCGAGATGGTCGGCCGCGGTAAGCCGGCGGTCTGCATCGCGCTGCGGCTGTGTGTAAAGGAGGTCCCGGGGGCCGCGCCCGACGCCGAATCGGGTTCTGTTTTTCAGGTCACCGCCGAGCTCACCGGCGGCCTGCTCAACACACGTATCGGCAACCTGGTTGCCAAGGTGCTCGAGTCCGACGTCCGTCGGTCGGTGTCGAACCTCGCCGCGCTGCGCTGA
- a CDS encoding MBL fold metallo-hydrolase, translating into MNFEWESLADGVSRCRLPFLDVTIGLAWSHAGALLVDTGTTLTEAAAIRADAEELAGREVSHIVLTHNHFDHVLGAAAFDGAAVYCAPAVATTMTGRADWLRADAVRFGANPREVDNAIAALRAPDRVGDAAVIDLGERVVSVSHPGRGHTDHDLIAVVEGADKTVVFCGDLVEESGDPAIDTDSDTAAWPATLDRLLAFGGDDARYVPGHGATVDAGFVRRQRLWIFERM; encoded by the coding sequence ATGAACTTTGAGTGGGAGTCCTTGGCGGACGGCGTTTCTCGTTGCCGTCTCCCGTTCCTCGACGTCACGATCGGATTGGCGTGGAGCCACGCAGGGGCGTTGCTCGTCGACACCGGGACCACCCTGACCGAAGCGGCGGCGATCCGCGCCGACGCCGAGGAGCTGGCGGGCCGCGAGGTTAGCCACATCGTGCTGACGCACAATCACTTCGACCACGTGCTCGGAGCTGCGGCGTTCGACGGCGCCGCCGTGTACTGCGCGCCCGCGGTCGCGACGACGATGACCGGCCGCGCGGACTGGCTGCGCGCAGATGCGGTGCGGTTCGGCGCGAATCCGCGCGAGGTTGACAACGCCATCGCTGCGTTGCGCGCACCCGATCGCGTGGGGGATGCGGCCGTCATCGATCTCGGCGAGCGCGTCGTCTCGGTCAGCCATCCTGGCCGCGGCCACACCGACCACGACCTCATCGCCGTCGTCGAGGGCGCCGATAAGACCGTCGTGTTCTGCGGCGACCTGGTCGAGGAATCCGGCGACCCCGCCATCGACACCGATTCCGACACTGCGGCGTGGCCGGCGACTCTCGATCGGCTGCTGGCGTTCGGTGGTGACGACGCCCGCTACGTACCCGGCCACGGCGCGACCGTCGACGCCGGATTCGTGCGTCGTCAGCGGCTCTGGATTTTTGAACGCATGTGA
- a CDS encoding ABC transporter permease has protein sequence MTLAAMEATTSPTPAKKVKGNPRWGDLLLRIVAGLVLLYLFLPIFVIILFSFNKPAGKFNYSWQGFTLENWANPFKYPALTEALKLSINVAAVSTAIALVLGTLVAIALVRQRWRGQRAVDTFLILPLTAPEVVMGAALLTLFLDFGWAAGYTTILIAHIAFEVSFIAMTVRARVRGFDWTLEDASLDLGASPLRTFFKVTLPLIIPGIVAAAMLSFALSLDDFIITYFVSGSTVTYPLYVNAAVKAAVPPQINVLATAILVISLLLLAAGTLLRRKRFEG, from the coding sequence ATGACACTCGCTGCCATGGAGGCCACCACGAGTCCGACACCGGCGAAAAAGGTCAAGGGCAATCCACGGTGGGGCGACCTGCTGTTGCGGATCGTCGCCGGGTTGGTGTTGCTCTACCTGTTCCTGCCGATATTCGTCATCATCCTGTTCTCGTTCAACAAGCCGGCGGGCAAGTTCAACTACTCGTGGCAGGGTTTCACCCTGGAGAACTGGGCGAACCCGTTCAAGTACCCCGCCCTGACCGAGGCGCTCAAACTGAGCATCAACGTCGCGGCGGTGTCGACCGCGATCGCGCTGGTGCTGGGCACGTTGGTGGCCATCGCCCTGGTACGTCAACGCTGGCGGGGCCAGCGAGCCGTCGACACCTTCCTCATCCTTCCGCTCACCGCGCCGGAAGTCGTGATGGGTGCGGCGTTGTTGACGCTGTTCCTCGACTTCGGTTGGGCCGCAGGCTATACGACGATTCTGATCGCCCACATCGCGTTCGAGGTCAGCTTCATCGCAATGACGGTGCGTGCCCGGGTGCGAGGGTTCGACTGGACTCTGGAGGACGCGTCGCTGGACCTCGGTGCCAGCCCGCTGCGCACGTTCTTCAAAGTGACTCTGCCGCTGATCATTCCGGGCATCGTCGCGGCCGCGATGCTGTCGTTCGCACTCTCGCTGGACGACTTCATCATCACGTACTTCGTCAGCGGGTCGACGGTAACCTATCCGCTGTACGTGAACGCCGCCGTCAAGGCCGCGGTGCCACCGCAGATCAACGTGTTGGCCACTGCGATCCTGGTGATCAGTCTGCTCCTGCTCGCGGCGGGAACCCTGCTGCGCCGCAAGAGGTTCGAGGGCTGA
- a CDS encoding DUF6328 family protein, producing MDSESPRWDDDRGETEAQRLDRNWSSLLQELRVAQTGVQLLTGFLLILPFQPRFAALDSVMRIVYLVTVGCSIGATVLLVAPASMHRVLFRRHRLRTLVVVSHKYAIVGTILLGAALTGVAVVIFDTVVGRPGAWIAGGCTLVALVAFWYALPLRDRNLRDTSY from the coding sequence GTGGACAGCGAAAGCCCGCGCTGGGATGACGATCGCGGTGAGACGGAAGCTCAACGGCTGGACCGAAACTGGTCGAGTCTGCTGCAGGAGCTGCGGGTGGCCCAGACCGGCGTCCAGTTACTGACCGGCTTTCTTCTGATCCTGCCGTTCCAACCACGCTTCGCCGCACTCGACAGCGTCATGCGCATCGTCTACCTCGTGACCGTGGGTTGCTCGATCGGCGCGACCGTGTTGTTGGTCGCGCCGGCGAGCATGCACCGGGTGCTGTTTCGTAGGCACCGGCTGCGGACATTGGTGGTTGTTTCGCACAAGTACGCCATCGTCGGGACGATATTGCTCGGCGCGGCCCTCACCGGTGTCGCCGTCGTCATCTTCGACACCGTGGTCGGCAGGCCCGGTGCCTGGATCGCCGGCGGGTGCACGCTGGTTGCGCTCGTCGCGTTCTGGTACGCGCTGCCCTTGCGGGATAGGAACCTGCGCGATACGTCGTACTGA
- a CDS encoding ABC transporter permease — protein sequence MAGVASSSRQRSKVAPYLMVLPALVYLGIFFVIPFFTLARTSLSSSGGSVYLPTLTFSWNFRNYVDAFSHYQDQIIRSFTYALVATVLCLVLAFPLAYVIAFKAGRYKNLILGLVILPFFVTFLIRTIAWKTILADEGWVVDVLGTIGLLPEEGRLLSTSWAVIGGLTYNWIIFMILPLYVSLEKIDPRLIEASKDLYSSNVRSFTKVILPLSMPGVLAGSMLVFIPAVGDFINADYLGSTQTTMIGNVIQKQFLVVKDYPAAAALSLVLMLIILGGVLLYTRAMGTEDLV from the coding sequence ATGGCAGGTGTCGCCTCCAGCAGTCGGCAGCGGAGCAAGGTCGCTCCGTATTTGATGGTTCTGCCCGCGCTCGTATATCTCGGAATCTTCTTCGTCATACCGTTTTTCACCCTCGCGCGGACGTCGCTGTCGTCGTCGGGTGGGTCGGTGTATCTGCCGACGCTGACGTTCTCGTGGAACTTCCGCAACTATGTGGACGCGTTCAGCCACTACCAGGACCAGATCATCCGGTCCTTCACCTACGCCCTGGTGGCCACGGTGTTGTGTCTGGTGCTGGCGTTTCCGCTGGCGTACGTCATCGCGTTCAAGGCGGGTCGCTACAAGAACCTCATCCTCGGTTTGGTGATCCTGCCGTTCTTCGTGACGTTCCTGATCCGGACCATCGCGTGGAAGACGATCCTGGCGGACGAGGGCTGGGTGGTCGACGTGCTGGGCACCATCGGTCTGCTTCCTGAGGAGGGCAGGCTGCTGTCCACGAGTTGGGCGGTGATCGGCGGCCTCACCTACAACTGGATCATCTTCATGATCCTGCCGCTCTACGTCAGCCTGGAGAAGATCGATCCGCGGTTGATCGAGGCGTCCAAGGATCTCTACTCGTCCAACGTGCGCAGCTTCACGAAAGTCATTTTGCCGCTGTCGATGCCCGGTGTGCTGGCGGGCAGCATGCTCGTCTTCATCCCCGCCGTCGGTGACTTCATCAACGCCGACTATCTGGGGAGTACGCAGACCACGATGATCGGAAACGTCATCCAGAAACAGTTCCTCGTGGTCAAGGACTACCCAGCCGCGGCGGCGCTGAGCCTGGTGTTGATGCTCATCATTCTGGGCGGCGTGCTGCTGTATACGCGGGCGATGGGCACGGAGGATCTCGTATGA
- a CDS encoding LysR family transcriptional regulator — MDTRRLSLLLSLSRLGSMRAVADAHHLTTSTVSQQIAALAKEVGAQLIEPDGRRVRLTPAGVRLADHAVTILAAIDSARLDLDPDAEPSGTVRVGGFATGIRVSLLPVVADLAERYPDVRLVISEYEPIEAFGLLTDDDLDLALTYDYNLAPASPGQVLQTEPLWSITWGLGVPSSFPGGPADVAAYAEQTWIVNSRNTADETAVRTLASLAGFTPRIGHEIDSLDLVEDLITAGFGVGLLPIGRPTGRGVKVLPLAQPEVVLTAYAVTRRGRADWPPLRAVLDRMRPPSGVPLPRRQWPRPEAEG; from the coding sequence ATGGACACCCGGCGGCTTTCACTTCTGCTTTCGCTCTCGCGCCTGGGCTCGATGCGGGCGGTGGCCGATGCCCACCACCTCACGACGTCGACGGTGTCACAGCAGATCGCCGCCCTCGCAAAGGAAGTCGGCGCGCAGCTGATCGAGCCGGACGGTCGCCGGGTCCGGCTCACGCCCGCGGGCGTACGGCTGGCGGACCACGCGGTGACGATCCTCGCGGCGATCGACAGTGCCCGCCTGGACCTCGATCCCGACGCCGAGCCGTCGGGCACTGTGCGGGTCGGCGGATTCGCCACCGGCATCCGGGTGTCGCTGCTTCCGGTCGTCGCTGACCTGGCCGAACGCTATCCGGATGTCCGCTTGGTCATCAGCGAGTACGAGCCCATCGAGGCCTTCGGTCTGCTCACCGACGACGATCTCGATCTGGCACTCACCTACGACTACAACCTCGCGCCGGCCTCACCCGGCCAGGTGCTACAGACCGAACCGCTCTGGTCGATCACATGGGGACTCGGTGTGCCGTCATCGTTTCCCGGCGGACCCGCTGACGTAGCGGCGTACGCGGAGCAGACGTGGATTGTCAACTCCCGCAACACAGCTGACGAAACCGCTGTGCGTACCTTGGCATCGCTTGCGGGCTTCACGCCGCGCATCGGGCATGAGATCGACAGCCTGGACCTTGTCGAGGACCTCATCACGGCCGGCTTCGGCGTCGGGTTGTTGCCCATCGGCAGGCCGACCGGACGAGGCGTCAAGGTGCTCCCACTGGCCCAACCCGAAGTGGTGCTGACCGCCTATGCGGTGACGCGCCGCGGACGCGCCGACTGGCCACCGCTGAGGGCGGTCCTGGACCGGATGCGCCCTCCGAGTGGCGTCCCACTCCCGCGTCGGCAGTGGCCGCGGCCTGAGGCCGAGGGTTAA
- a CDS encoding MFS transporter, producing the protein MRSRLLVAGLSVVVLTVAVLQTAVVPVLGVIADQLHASDVGVSWAVTANLLAAIAATPLIGRLADLYSKKPVLLIVLAVVLVGSLLAATTASLPLLIVGRVLQAASYALYPVGIAILRDELSESQLMSAMAVLSGTLGFGGGTGLVVVGLLMQGDAGYHRVFWLTTAFSAVVLVIAAVVVPRRPRSTTGTIDWLGALGIAIGLSAVLLALTQGQTWGWTSPATLSSACVGVAVLVGWWMWERRAKQPLVSTAMLKRRPILLTNLATVFVGMGLYFAFLGLTQFVQIPRETAGYGFGATVLEASVVFLLPGVVAGFLVALFSGRVIDRYGARPVLVIAALAGIAGFLFIAFAHSQTWQVMVAGVLTNAYISLGYGALPALVVSEVDANETGVATSMNAIARTIGSSTAAALVAVLLSRFIAGTDLPMESSFFVIFIGGAATAVLAMVLIAFSHAPARPPESVEARYESRAMNHEWG; encoded by the coding sequence GTCGTGGTTCTGACGGTCGCCGTATTGCAGACCGCCGTCGTGCCGGTGCTGGGCGTCATCGCCGACCAGCTGCACGCCTCCGACGTCGGCGTGAGTTGGGCGGTCACCGCCAACCTGCTGGCCGCGATCGCGGCGACCCCGTTGATCGGCAGGCTCGCCGACCTGTACAGCAAGAAGCCGGTCCTGCTGATCGTGCTCGCCGTCGTGTTGGTCGGCTCACTACTCGCGGCCACCACCGCGTCCCTGCCGCTGCTGATCGTCGGTCGCGTTCTCCAGGCGGCCTCGTACGCCCTCTATCCCGTCGGCATCGCGATCCTGCGTGACGAGCTGTCCGAGAGCCAGCTGATGTCGGCGATGGCGGTGCTTTCGGGGACGCTGGGATTCGGCGGTGGCACCGGGCTCGTCGTGGTGGGTCTGTTGATGCAGGGCGACGCCGGCTATCACCGGGTGTTCTGGCTGACCACCGCTTTCTCCGCCGTCGTCCTCGTGATCGCGGCGGTCGTGGTCCCCCGGCGACCGCGCAGCACCACCGGAACCATCGACTGGCTCGGTGCGCTCGGGATCGCCATCGGACTGTCGGCGGTCCTACTGGCGCTGACGCAGGGCCAGACGTGGGGCTGGACATCGCCCGCGACGCTTTCCAGCGCGTGCGTCGGTGTGGCGGTGCTCGTCGGCTGGTGGATGTGGGAGCGACGCGCCAAGCAGCCGCTGGTCTCGACCGCGATGCTGAAGCGCCGCCCGATCCTGCTCACCAACCTCGCCACCGTATTCGTCGGTATGGGGCTGTATTTCGCCTTCCTAGGCCTGACTCAGTTCGTCCAAATTCCCAGGGAAACAGCGGGTTACGGCTTCGGCGCCACGGTCCTTGAGGCCAGCGTGGTCTTCCTGCTACCCGGTGTGGTGGCGGGTTTCCTCGTCGCCCTGTTCAGCGGCAGGGTCATCGACCGATACGGGGCTCGCCCCGTGCTCGTCATCGCCGCTCTGGCCGGTATCGCGGGGTTCCTGTTCATCGCATTCGCCCATTCGCAGACGTGGCAGGTGATGGTCGCGGGCGTGTTGACCAACGCGTACATCAGCCTCGGCTACGGTGCGCTGCCGGCATTGGTGGTCAGTGAGGTCGACGCCAACGAGACGGGTGTCGCCACGAGCATGAACGCGATCGCCCGCACGATCGGCAGCTCGACCGCCGCAGCTCTGGTCGCGGTGCTGCTCAGTCGCTTCATCGCGGGTACCGACCTGCCGATGGAGAGCAGCTTTTTCGTCATCTTCATCGGCGGCGCCGCGACAGCCGTGCTGGCGATGGTGCTGATCGCCTTCTCACATGCGCCGGCCCGTCCGCCGGAATCCGTCGAGGCGCGCTACGAATCCCGCGCCATGAACCACGAATGGGGCTGA
- a CDS encoding ABC transporter ATP-binding protein, whose product MEIDHVTKRFSDYVAVADADFSIAAGEFFSLLGPSGCGKTTTLRMIAGFESPTAGAIRLEGVDVSRVPPHKRNVNTVFQHYALFPHMSVWDNVAYGPRSKKMDKGEVRKRVDELLEVVRLTDFAERKPAQLSGGQQQRVALARALVNYPSALLLDEPLGALDLKLRHAMQFELKRIQREVGITFIYVTHDQEEALTMSDRIAVMNAGNVDQIGSPTEIYDRPATVFVANFIGQANLWAGRQTGRANRDFVEVEVLGTTLKARPGDTTIEPGGHATLMVRPERVRVSVDGPTGDVATVSATVKDLTFQGPVVRLLLAAPDDSTIIAHVGPEQDLPMLRPGDSVHVAWAPDASLVLPAADIPTAEDLEEMLDDS is encoded by the coding sequence ATCGAGATCGACCACGTCACCAAACGCTTCTCCGACTATGTCGCGGTGGCAGACGCGGACTTCTCCATCGCCGCGGGCGAGTTCTTCTCGCTGCTCGGTCCGTCCGGCTGCGGCAAGACGACCACGTTGCGGATGATCGCGGGCTTCGAGAGCCCGACCGCAGGCGCCATCCGCCTCGAAGGGGTCGACGTCTCGCGCGTGCCCCCGCACAAACGCAACGTCAACACGGTGTTCCAGCACTACGCGCTGTTCCCGCACATGTCGGTGTGGGACAACGTGGCCTATGGCCCGCGTAGCAAGAAGATGGACAAGGGCGAGGTTCGTAAGCGGGTCGACGAACTGTTGGAGGTCGTGCGGCTGACCGACTTCGCCGAGCGCAAGCCTGCCCAGCTGTCGGGTGGCCAGCAGCAGCGCGTCGCGCTGGCGCGCGCCCTCGTCAATTACCCCAGCGCGCTGCTGCTCGACGAACCGCTCGGCGCGCTCGATCTCAAACTGCGTCATGCGATGCAGTTCGAGCTCAAGCGCATCCAGCGCGAGGTCGGGATCACGTTCATCTATGTGACCCACGACCAGGAGGAAGCGCTGACGATGAGCGACCGGATCGCGGTCATGAACGCCGGCAACGTCGACCAGATCGGCTCGCCGACCGAGATCTACGATCGCCCGGCCACGGTGTTCGTCGCCAACTTCATCGGGCAGGCCAACCTGTGGGCCGGTCGGCAGACCGGGCGTGCCAACCGGGACTTCGTCGAGGTAGAGGTGCTCGGAACCACGTTGAAGGCCCGACCCGGTGACACCACGATCGAGCCGGGTGGCCACGCCACGCTGATGGTGCGACCAGAGCGCGTCCGGGTGTCGGTCGACGGCCCGACCGGCGACGTCGCGACGGTCAGCGCGACGGTCAAGGATCTGACCTTCCAAGGTCCGGTGGTGCGGCTGCTGCTGGCGGCACCCGACGATTCGACGATCATCGCCCATGTCGGCCCGGAGCAGGATCTGCCGATGCTGAGGCCGGGCGATTCTGTGCACGTGGCGTGGGCGCCCGATGCCTCACTGGTCCTTCCTGCGGCGGATATCCCCACCGCCGAAGACCTCGAAGAGATGCTCGACGACTCCTGA
- a CDS encoding xylulokinase, with product MALVAGIDSSTQSCKVAICDADTGSIVRSATAPHPDGTEIDPQRWWSALQTAIKAAGGLDDVAAMSVGAQQHGMVCLDRAGAVVRDALLWNDTRSSVAADALVSELGADEWAKRVGVVPVAAITAAKLRWLADHEPAHADATAAVCLPHDWLTWRLGGSDDIADLRTDRSDASGTGYFSSESGSYHLDLLEMAMRGRRPQVPTVLEPSQEAGRTSTGAVLGPGAGDNAGAALGLGAEPGDCIISLGTSGVVSAVGDVAPHDPEGIVAGFADATGRQLSLVCTLNGAPVLAAAASMLGVDFDELDRLALSAPAGADGLTLVPYFAGERSPNLPQAAGALHGMTGRNLSAANVARATVEGLLSAMAYCIDRINAHGVNVNRIILVGGGARSEAVRRIAPALLGKPVHVPASAEYVALGAARQAAWTLSQADSPPAWSFGDTVTYTADPTPHVLERYQAAQPLTLGQ from the coding sequence GTGGCTCTGGTCGCTGGCATCGACTCGTCAACCCAGTCGTGCAAGGTCGCCATCTGCGACGCGGACACCGGCTCGATCGTGCGGTCGGCAACCGCACCGCACCCCGACGGCACCGAGATCGATCCTCAGCGGTGGTGGTCGGCACTGCAGACCGCGATTAAAGCCGCGGGTGGTCTCGACGACGTGGCGGCCATGTCCGTAGGCGCACAGCAGCACGGCATGGTGTGTCTGGACAGGGCGGGTGCCGTCGTGCGAGATGCCTTGTTGTGGAACGACACTCGCTCAAGCGTCGCCGCAGACGCGCTGGTTTCCGAGCTGGGAGCCGATGAGTGGGCGAAACGCGTCGGCGTGGTGCCCGTAGCGGCGATCACCGCGGCGAAGCTGCGCTGGCTCGCCGATCATGAACCCGCACACGCCGATGCGACGGCGGCGGTCTGCCTCCCGCACGACTGGCTGACCTGGAGACTAGGCGGTTCGGACGATATCGCCGACCTGCGCACCGACCGCAGCGACGCGAGCGGCACCGGGTACTTCTCGTCGGAGTCCGGCAGTTATCACCTAGACCTGCTCGAAATGGCGATGCGCGGTCGACGACCGCAGGTACCCACGGTCCTCGAGCCGTCGCAGGAAGCCGGGCGCACGTCGACGGGTGCGGTGCTCGGACCGGGTGCGGGGGACAACGCGGGAGCCGCCCTGGGACTGGGCGCAGAACCGGGGGACTGCATCATCTCGCTCGGCACATCGGGTGTCGTGAGCGCAGTCGGAGACGTCGCACCCCACGACCCGGAGGGCATCGTGGCGGGTTTCGCAGACGCGACCGGGCGACAGCTATCGCTCGTCTGCACACTGAACGGCGCTCCGGTGCTCGCTGCCGCCGCTTCGATGCTCGGGGTCGACTTCGACGAACTCGACCGGTTAGCCCTCTCGGCGCCGGCCGGGGCCGACGGACTCACGCTGGTGCCGTATTTCGCCGGTGAACGGTCGCCGAACCTGCCCCAGGCCGCGGGCGCCCTGCACGGGATGACCGGACGAAATCTCAGTGCTGCTAATGTCGCTCGCGCGACCGTCGAAGGCCTGCTTAGTGCGATGGCGTATTGCATCGACAGGATCAACGCCCACGGCGTCAACGTGAATCGCATCATCCTCGTGGGCGGGGGAGCGCGGTCAGAGGCGGTCCGGCGGATCGCGCCTGCACTGCTGGGAAAGCCGGTGCACGTGCCGGCGTCCGCTGAGTACGTCGCACTCGGCGCCGCCCGGCAGGCAGCATGGACGCTGTCACAGGCTGATTCACCGCCCGCATGGTCGTTCGGCGACACCGTGACATACACCGCCGATCCCACCCCGCACGTGCTCGAGCGGTATCAGGCCGCGCAGCCGCTCACACTGGGTCAATGA
- a CDS encoding polyamine ABC transporter substrate-binding protein has protein sequence MSSKNIDLELAARLAANRTSRRRFIGGGAAAAAALALGPSFLAACGSNGGESGETAAQTGGPATGTLRVSNWPLYMADGFVAAFQTATGVTVDYKEDFNDNEQWFAKVKEPLSRKQDIGADLVVPTEFMGARVHGLGWLNEISDAGVPNRKNLRKDLLESKVDPGRKYLAPYMSGLVGIAYNKAATGREITKIEDLWDPAFKGRVSMLSDTQDGLGMIMLSQGNSPEDPSTESVQKAVDLIREQKDNGQIRRFTGNDYADDLASGNVAIAQAYSGDVVQLQADNPDLEFIVPESGGTTFIDTMVIPYTTKNQPAAEAWINYIYDRANYAKLVAFTQFVPVLSDMTEELRKVDPAAADNPLINPPQSTLDNVKSWPALTDEQTQEYNTLYAAVTGG, from the coding sequence ATGTCCTCCAAGAACATCGACCTCGAGCTGGCAGCAAGACTCGCCGCCAACCGAACCTCCCGCCGCCGCTTCATCGGTGGCGGCGCCGCAGCCGCCGCCGCACTCGCTCTGGGCCCGTCCTTCCTCGCCGCCTGCGGTTCGAACGGCGGCGAATCGGGCGAAACCGCCGCGCAGACCGGCGGTCCCGCGACCGGCACCTTGCGGGTCTCGAACTGGCCGCTCTACATGGCTGACGGATTCGTCGCGGCCTTCCAGACCGCGACCGGCGTCACTGTCGACTACAAGGAAGACTTCAACGACAACGAGCAGTGGTTCGCCAAGGTCAAGGAGCCACTCTCGCGCAAACAGGACATCGGCGCCGACCTCGTGGTTCCCACCGAGTTCATGGGTGCGCGTGTCCATGGCCTGGGTTGGCTGAACGAGATCAGTGATGCCGGTGTGCCCAACCGCAAGAACCTGCGTAAGGACCTGCTCGAATCCAAGGTGGACCCCGGCCGAAAGTACCTCGCGCCCTACATGTCCGGTCTCGTCGGTATCGCCTACAACAAGGCCGCGACGGGCCGCGAGATCACCAAGATCGAGGATCTCTGGGATCCCGCGTTCAAGGGCAGGGTCAGTATGTTGTCCGATACGCAGGACGGGCTCGGCATGATCATGCTCTCCCAAGGGAATTCCCCCGAAGATCCGAGTACCGAGAGCGTGCAGAAGGCCGTCGACCTGATCCGGGAGCAGAAGGACAACGGCCAGATTCGACGGTTCACCGGCAACGACTACGCCGACGACCTTGCCTCCGGCAATGTGGCGATCGCCCAGGCGTATTCGGGTGACGTGGTGCAGCTGCAGGCCGATAATCCCGATCTGGAGTTCATCGTTCCGGAGTCGGGCGGCACGACGTTCATCGACACCATGGTGATTCCGTACACCACGAAGAACCAGCCTGCCGCCGAGGCGTGGATCAACTACATCTACGACCGGGCCAACTACGCCAAGCTCGTCGCGTTCACCCAGTTCGTTCCGGTGCTGTCCGATATGACCGAGGAACTCCGCAAGGTCGACCCCGCGGCGGCGGACAATCCGTTGATCAACCCGCCGCAGTCCACCCTGGACAACGTGAAGTCGTGGCCTGCGCTCACCGATGAGCAGACCCAGGAGTACAACACGCTGTACGCAGCAGTCACCGGCGGCTGA